The Mycosarcoma maydis chromosome 22, whole genome shotgun sequence genome contains the following window.
agcaCGCCAAACACGCGTTTGGCGAGATCTGGGATACGGTCAAGACGCAGGTGGATGCAGTGATTGACGAGAACCAGAGGATTCTGCTCAACAACGCACTCGCGGTGGCGAACCGAGTGGCTCCCACGTCCACGGCCACTGGCGCTGCAAGCGAAGAACCGGCTTGGAAGAACACGTGGAACTGGAACCTACCCGATGCGGCGTACGGTCACCTGGTGCTCAGCATTCGCGACGGCAGGGTGAGTGCCGAGACCAAGTCGCAGGGCTTCAACTTTGGCTATCGCAGGAGCGGTCAACCCATGGGCGCGGTGACTGCCACCGCTGTGCCCGGTGCAGTGGAGGCTGGCGTGGGCACCAAACGCGCTCCCGCAGCGCCACCAGCCACAGCTGCTCCGGCGGTCGGCGCGCAAAAGACGAATGCGACTGCGGCTTCTGGCTCGGCTACGCCGGTCAAGGACAAGGCTGCCAACGCGAAACCCGCCGAGCCCAACaacggtgctggtgctggtgctaATGCTGCATCGAGCGGCGGTAGTGCTGCGGCTGGAAAGCCCACTagcgctgcttctgcttctgctgctgctaccacGGCTACCACGGCTACCACGGCCGCTGTtgctggatcgacgacCAAGCCTTTGAAAGAGAAGAAAGAGCGTGGGGCGCGCGGTGAGCGCGGACATGGACACGAATCGAGTGCTTCGCGATCGGACGTCGAGGGAGGTGTGACGTCTGGCACGGACGGGCGCAGATCGCCAGTGTCGAGTGCACGCAAGGTGCGCAATGCGTATACGCTGTATGTGtcgcagctcaaggaggCGCTCCCAGTAagcgaggacgagctgcgcgcGTACTTTGgtgcggcagcagcaggcatTACGGGGATCAAGCTGGTGTTTGACAAGCCGCACAGGCGGACGACGTCGAGTGGCAGGGATGAAGCCGATCTGCCGAGGAGGCAGAGGCCGTTTGCGTATGTCGAGTTCAAGGACGAACGCGCCATGCTTGCGGGCTTGCAGAGATACGGCAATGTGATCAAGGGCGACATCACGCCCGAGTTGGAACAGGCGGATagcaacaagcagcagcaggaggtGTTGCACAAGTCAGATTCTGATAGGGACAAGGAGAGGCAGACGGATGGCACGAGGAGTGCCGATGACAAGTCGCACAAGTCGGCCAGGCACAGGAGGGACAAGAAACCAGAAAAACCCGACTCGAACATCGCCGAGACCAGCGACCCCTCGTCAAGCCACAATAgaaacaagaagaagaacgCCACAAAGGACAGGAAGCCGCGCGACAAGCATGCCGTAGACACTCCTGCCGCTACGTCCACTcctgccactgccactgcacctgcacctgcatcTGCCACGCCTGCGCCTCCCGCGCCCGCACCCGCACCCGCTTCCGAGTAGTCCACCTCTGTTGCCTCCCAACGCATCATTCCCAGTCCATCTCAATCACTCATGAATGTCCGCCTCGACGCCGCGCTGTGTGCCCTACTCGTGTTCGCGATTGTGCATGTTCGAGTGAGCATTCAAGACTGCCTCAACACGGCCGTGCGCGCAAACAAGTACAAGCTTGCAGGCAGGACTGAGCAATTTGCCAACGTAGGTCAAgcccaatcacgaattgtgtAGACTGACAACACGATCAAACCACAAGCAACAAGAGAGAACCAGACAAGCCCATAGCCAACCAAAAAGAAAGAATAACTAAAACAAAAAAAGGGAAAGGGAAAAAGAAAACACGCTgagctgcgctgcgctgcggGTTGGGTTCAACGCGACATGTGGCTGTAGTCGGCTCGGTGACTATTCAAGTGTGAATGCTGCTCGTTTTCAAGTGTCACCGAagcagcgccaccagcagAGCCAGCAGAACCAGCAGAACCAGCAGAACCAGCAGAACCAGCCgaatcagcagcagcaccaccggAGCGCGGACGTCCTAGCTGAGCCCTCAAAAGGTCCAACTCGGCCAGCAGCTCGTTCTTCTCATCGGCGAGCTGAGCAATGTGTTCGACCGCCTTGCTGAGGATCTCCCACTTGGACGTCTTGGGTCCTTTGTCGACGGGCAGCTGATCGCGCAGGTCGTCAAAGAGCTCCTTCATCTCCTTGCGACGCTTTcgctcggcaagcttgtGGCTGACGCGAAGCTCGGGAGATCGACTGTACGGCTTCGAGTCCTTGTCCACCAAGAGATGCTTGGAGGCGCCTAGGCTGCTCGTCGAACCACGTCGAGATTCCGAGAGAAGACCGCCGCCTTCGATCAGGGCACCTCCTCCTTCGCCGTCGGGAGCACTGAGGTGAGGTATGCGCGGATGAGATTGCTTGTCATCCAGTCGATACTCGGGGTTGGGTGGAGGAGGATAGCTGCCAAATTGGTAGTTGGATTGGATCTGGCCGTGACGAGAAGTTTCGGAGGCGTCGTGCGATGCATTTGTGGGCAGGCTCGGATGAGCGATCGTACCAGACGCGTGGTGGTGATCGTCGGCAGAGTGCGAGTGGATAAGAGGGGTGGGGCTGTTGTTCTGGCTCATAAAACGAGACGAGTGGAGACCCGAGTGACCTGGACTAGCGAAGGGGCTAGCGTGAGCCGAAGGCACGGTGGGCTCGATCTGGACGCTGCGACGCCTAGGGGCGTCAAAGAGGCTAGGACTGGCATACGACGAGCCCGAGCTAGCGCCATGGGAAAAGCTGGCGCTCGCCGAGGCGGCTAACGAGGCATGCAGGCTGGGATCGGTGGAGCCTCTACGACCGGCATTGTAGTGGTATCCGTGACGCTCTGCTGAGGGTTCGAGTGGTGGCAGCGGACTGAGGTGAGGAGGAAGGTGCGGATGTGGGCGCGAACTGGGATAGTGATTGGCCGCCATCATGGTACGCCAATGGGTGTGGAGCTGGCCTTGGAGTCAAAGGCGAGAGAGAATGGGAGGCAAGTAGCGGCCCTTTTCTTCCAGTAGCACGCCGTTAGcaaggcgcagcagcgaagGGATCGGACGAAAGCGACCTTAGGGGTAAGACAGGCGGAAGCGTGgcaacaagaagctcgagtgAGGTGTATCAGAGGTATCCAAAGTGGTGCCAAGAGATGTGGCGGCGGGCGATGACGGATGTAGGCAAACGAAGGGAGCGATTGCAGGGCGCACCGACGCCGGTGAGCTGGAGAGAAATGACCGGAGGAGAAGCAGGAAGGTTTCGAGACGAGATGCAAGGGCGTGGCAACGGTGCGACAACGGTGCTCGTCGTTCGTGGTGGGACGTTGGTGTGATGAAAAGTGGGGTGAGACGAGGTAGGCAGTGCGACGCGCCGCTGCGTCAAGAGTAGGAAGATGCGGTTGTGAAAGCTGGAAGCGCTGAGCTACAGACGCCACTGTGACAGCTGAATGAAGAAGCGGATGTGCGCACCAGAAACCGAAACCGAgcaaagatgctcgagaccgatcgatcgagtcaaAGAGACGGAGAAGCAAAAAAAAGAGGTCAAGACAGCGACGGGAAGCTACCAAGCGACCAAGGGGTGAACCGTGAAAAGCGGTACTGTTCAAAGAGAGTCAGCAAGCGGGTCGAGGTTGGGCAGAAGGAACGGTAGGTTGGGGCGATTAGAGGAGCGTCGATGGAGTGAAAGTGACGAGACAGTACACAGATACGAGCGAGTCAAAGACGGTGGAAAAGgcaagatgatggtgatgaaGAAAGGTCGCGCCGTCGGATGGGGGTCATGAAGGAGTTTAGCCGATTAGTTGGGGATTCTACGacgcaagccaagcagaaCAGAAAAGGAAAGGCAAGCAGAAAAGCGAACAGAGGAGGGCCACAAAGGCAAGGCACGGTCAGGTCAAGTCAAAGCTAGGCGATCCAAGCAGTGGAGCGTGGACACGAGCAACGAGGAGCGTCACTGCGAGATGAACAAAGCGTGGCTCAACTCGTGGGAGAATCGGCGCAAGCCAAGGCGTAGCAGCAAGGGAGGCAGAGAACGACACCAGAGAGCACGCATAGAGGAATGCAGTTTTAAGCAGCCACAGCGCGCAGCCGCAGTCAGTACCGgtagcaatcacgaattgctGTTGTAATTGCAGAAGCCCAAGCCCAACCAAACCGAACGCAGTAACCAAACACGCGAAAccagccgccgccgctaGATGCTCCCACTCGGCAACCACGAGTCGGGGATTTGGTTTgacacgcacacgcacacgtACGCACTCACAGCGTGCCTCTCACACTAGCGGCCGCGCCGACGGAGACACCGACAAACACAGCTAAAATGCCCTAAAACGCGCTTCCACGATGAACCCCAAAGCACCAAAACATCCAATACAAAACGCAAATCACCAGccaccaatcacgaatcacaaaggTGAGCCAACAGGCGTGACGCGAACAAAGAGCGGTCATTCGCACATTTGCATTCGCGGTGCGGGCCGAAGCAGATGTCGGCTGTTTGtagctgctgtgctgtgctgtgctgtgctgtgctctTGTCTTGTGCGCCAAGCAATGCTCGTCTGCCTCGCTTTCTCCGTAGATCCGAACGAGGCAAGCCAAGACAAGCCAACTGCGCTATACTGTACCGTAATCCAATCCATGCCATGCCGAACAAGTTGGGCAACTCAGCTCAGCTTCGACGCATGCTTTGCGTGTCTCGCCTTGGATTTGAGTTGTGAAACAATCCGattgattttttttttaatGATCCAAGTTGTTTTCGTCAACTTTCCGCCCTCCAGATCTTGGCTAAATCACTTTAGTTTTCTTGGCCGTGCGCCTTTGCGCCTTGGTGACACAGTGTGCAAGCCTTGGACAGCCAACTTACATTCAGTGCTGATCACATGCCTAGCAGTGCGACCATGCGTCTCGTAGAGTGGAcgcgacgctgctgagaCGAGGCCTCCTGTGACGAGCCAGAGTCACCTCCGCGGAACGGTGATTGTCGTATTCTTTCTTCAGCTACCCATCCAAGAAACCTGCGTCGCTCTGCGTGTGGTGGAGTATGAGCCCAGCAAGCACGTTGTTGTTCAAGCGCCCTCGTTGTGCTACCACACGGTTTCTACCGTCGACTTGCTGCGAGGCGGCGGTCCAGAAAACAAAGCGGAATGAAGGTACAAGCGTGACAGGACAAACCAACCCGAAGCGTTGGCGATCCGAAAGCTTGCAAAAGCTTTGACCTCGTGCTCAAATGGATGCACAAAATCTCGAATGTCACGAAAATGCAAACCGACGCGAGccgattcatgattcatggATCAGCGCCGGAATCGTACttgacgattcgtgattgtgttgGAGCAGCccatttacgatttacgatttacgctttacgatttacgatttacgctttacgaaacacgaaacacgaaacacgaatcacgatttgatTTCAAGCGAGCAGGCaggcgagcttgagatTTGGAATCAGCTAGCCAGCTAACTTAGCTAGCTACAGTAGCTTGCtagcgagcgagccaagcgCATGCACAACCATGCCGTAAAACTGTAGCCAAGCACGCGTTCACGGCATCGACACGAGACATGTCCCACTTGTGCTTTTGGCCGACGCTACGACTGAAATGCAAGCCAACCGCCTCGGCGTGACGACTCTCAGACAATCAAGTCCTGAGTCGCTTTGCTCTGGCTTGCCACACTCTGTGCATCGCCTGTCCAACAGCGAGCTTTAGCTTGCTTACGGATCTGGGCTCGCTTCCTCCGTGCTCTGCTCTCATCCAACGGTGTCCAACGCCACTGTACTGAATTCCGGCATTTTCATTCCAAGTACCCGCCAACGCCTACCGCTGCTTACGTTCCAGTAGCCGCCACAACAACATACACGCAccatcaagaagcgcacGAATTTCTAAATCCTCCTTACTTATGATTCCCTCAAATGACACATGCCTTGAGCGAGCAAACGACGCGCGCCCCTTACAACGATCAAGGATGACAGATCATGCATGACAGGCGTTGGCCAGAGATAGTACCTTTGCCACAAAGCACCGTGCCTCCGTCTGACACCTAAGCGTCCACATATGACATGCATTGCCGAACGAGCTGGAGTTGTGCGATGAATACATGCCGAGAACCGACGCTGCATCACTTCGCATCGATAATCTTGTATGCGCTAACACGTACGGCTTCTATTACCTCCGGACACCGCCCCAACGATTCCCGGAGCGAGGTGTACTACACATTTTGCAAACGACGTGCGATGCTTGTTTGTGCACTTGTTTGTGCACAACGTGTTGTTCAATCGCCATCTGTTTTTGCATGGCTCGATATCCACAGCCGGTGTTGCCGTAACGCTTTTTTTCTTAAAGATAACTTGGTTTTACTTTTGTATTTTCTGCTGCAAACGTCACATGGAGCAACGAGGTCGAGTCAgtccattcacgattgtggatCCAAGGCAATtaccattcacgattcgtgattggagaAATAAAATCAAAATCAAAATCCAAATCAAAATCAGACAACATCGAAAAAGCGGCCAAGCAGCCGAACAGCCGCTCCAGTTGGAATATTCACGTGATTCTTCAGCCTCATTCCTCAACATTCTGCCTCTTCTCTCCCTCGGACTgatgcattcacgattcttgatcGGCATGTCGAGCCAGGAGCGTAGGTATGCGCGGCTGCGTCACGTTTTGCTTCCTGCGGCATGGCATCCACGAGCgccagtcatgagtcgtggTAATTTAGTGGTTCGCTCCTTTTTGCCACTACAGCAGCCCACGTTGACACGTTTCCCACGTTAGCAGGATCGTGCCATCCCGTCTATCCCACAACGCATTCCGTGCAGGATGATGGTTCTTTGCGTTGCAATCGTAAATATCGCTTATCAGCCAAGACTCGGCATCGACTCTAGACTGTATCAGCGCCGTCGCAGCTTGCCAAGACGTCTGTGGATCATCGCAACCATCGCTGGACCACACAGAGAGTCGAGAATCTCGGGTCCGCTTACAAGTTTGCAAGTTTGCgagccattcacgatttagCTTGGTCTCGCTTAGAACTTGACGCCTCCAAACAAGCATCCAGTGGCAGCTTGGACAGGCTAAAATGAATTCCACTTGGCCGACTCGCAGCTGGGGTCCTCTGAACGGTGGCAGCACAACCGCGGCCACGCCGGCCACGCAACCAAATTACCAAAAAACCAAATAACCTACCAAAATCCACAAATGCCACAAGCAAGCACACCTGGATTCCGAACTCGGGCGGCGTACAGTCTCGTCGCCGACCAACCAACGCTGACATCTGCGCGCACGATTTCATCCGTGACTCGGCCTAGGTGGGCTCGCCTAGGAGCATCCGCGCATTTCCTTGAGCAAGACGGCGGATTGTCGACTATCAAGCACATGGCTGTGCGCACTAACGCAGTGCCAAGGCAGCGCGCCcacattcaccattcacgattggcaaTGCGTCAATCTTGAATGGTGaatcagcatcagcacaCCAGACACCAGCGTACCGGCGTGAGGCGTGGCGTGAGTTGGTGTGGTATGACGGTATGGTATATTTCTTCTTGGGTTGGTGCGGGTGGGGGTTTTTCTGTCTCTTTCTTTTCGATTTGGCTGTCACGCGCAAATCGTGCGTTGGTCGCTGGCTGATTCGACTTGGCACGAGGCGCAAACACGATCCGCCCGATCCCGATCGTACTAGGCCAGACAGTTTCGTGCAAGTTCGAGGCAACTTACAGAAAGTGAGACCGTTGAATTTCTTGCATCTGTCTGTTGGCTTGGCTGAACCAGTCACAAGTGCTGCGACAccgactgcgactgcgactgcgcAAGAGCTTGAGAGGCATCGGTGCGTCACTGTTACGAACCGTGTGCGTCTTGGCGACGCTTTCGGCAACTAACGTTAGTCTCAACACACAATCTTGATGGCTTGGCCGCGTAAGCCATCTGCAGTCGTATCTGCAAACGCGTGCTGCGTTGGCTGCGACAAGGCGCAGGAACAGCTGCAAGTCAAGCGAAGAAACCCGAGATTGGATTCCGAGCTACACAATCGCGAAGAGGCCTCTCTGTTTCTCTCTCGTTTTCATCATCTTGCGCTGCGAGCGTCTCGCAGGGGTTGCAGCAGGTTGCAAGATCGAGCCACTCGCGTTGGCCGAGATAGCGTAGCCCAGTCGGCGTAGAGGGTGTGCGTTCAACGTCAGCCGCCAGCACTGCACGTTCAACGTAAACCAATACCAAGTTGATACAGAACGTGTGCTCTCGTTTCGAACGTGGTACTCCGGCTCGCCGGCTTCTCGGTGTGCGCCCCGCTTTCGACTTGCGAATTCGCGAGTGATCTCGGACGATCGGAGTTTAGCCTGGTCCAAACGCCGTGCTATGCTCCTGTCCTCCTTTGCTCGTCGTGACTAAGGCTTTTGTTTGGTCAACCGGACCCGAAACCATGTCTTTACAACTCGCCGATATCATTCGGTCACTCGGTCACTCGGTCAGCGCATGGCATGTCTCGAGCAAACTCACTTACGCGCTTTGCATCTTGGCTGCATGTCCACATTGTATCGTCTCTCATTGTAAAATGGCCAAATGCACGAGTGACACAGGCTGAGTCAAGATGAATTTCTCGGAGGAATCGTAAGAACAAGAACCAAGTGAGTCGCGGATCACGGAGGAGCAGGGCTACTTGTCGGCATGAGCCTCCTCCTTGACAAAGAACTTCCAGGGCTGAACCTCACTAGGGATCCTGCCCTCTTCGTAGCCGCTTAGACAGCCATGCGGGATCCTAGCAGCTAGCGCGTCGACAAACAGCTCAGCCGACCTGGCCTCGTTGAGCAGAGGAATTCCAAAGTCGACCGCGTTTCTGCGCGCCACATAGTCctgatcgagcagatcgcgACCTCGGAACTTGGCCAGGTTGATGACAATGTTGATTTCGTGTTCGTCAAATACCTCGCGCAGCTTGCGTTTGTCCTTGACGGGGAATCGGATGCGCTTAGCACGTACTCCGTCCAGACTGTTGATGTactcttccacctctgcaTCCGAGCAGTACAGCTTAAAGCCTAGATCGAACAGCTTTTTGGCGATAGATGCAAACTGCGGCTTGGTCACGTCTCCGCCCATCAAAACGCCCGTATTCGGCTGAGGTACGCGGAACGCCGTCTGTGACGCAATCGATGCCCACGCCGCCTCGTACAGATCCTTGCCAAACGAAGCCACTTCACCGGTCGACGCCATCTCGACTCCCAGGTACGGATCCGCACCCGCTAGACGAGTCCATGAGAATTGCGGCACCTTGATCGCCACATAGTCGCGCTCCTTGGCCATCAGATCCACCGGCTCAGGCACATCCTTGCCGACGATCGCGTTGGTCGCAATATCGATAAAGTTGACACCGAGCACCTTGGATACGAATGGGAACGATCGAGACGCACGCAGGTTGCACTCAATCACCTTGAGTGCCGCCTCGCTCTCACTCTCGCCCTCGCCCGTCGGCTTGCGGATCACCTGCATGTTAAACGGTCCGCTAATGTTGAATGCCTTGGCCACCTTCTGAGCAATCACCTTCAATCGAGCAAGGTCGTTCGGGTCCAGTGAGAACGGCGGCAGCACCAACGTTGCGTCGCCCGAGTGAACACCCGCATTCTCGACATGCTCCGAAACCGCATGAACGAGCAACTCACCGTTGTGCGCCACAGCGTCCACGTCGATTTCCTGCGCATTGTCAATAAACTTGGAGATCACCACCGGGTAGTCCGTGTTGACCTCGGCCGCAGCGGTCAAGTGGTGTTCCAACGTCGACTCGTCCCAGATCACGTTCATCGCTGCACCTGAGAGCACGTAAGACGGTCGCACCAGCACAGGGTACGAGACGCGAGCCGCAAActccttggccttgtcaACCGACGTCGCCTCGGTCCACTCGGGCTGGTCGACGCCAATGTCGTCTAGGATCTGCGAAAACTTGTGCCTGTCCTCGGCAGAGTCAATCATGAGCGGATCCGTGCCGAGAACGTTGACACCGGTCTCCTTGAGTCGAAGAGCAATGTTCTGCGGCAGTTGTCCGCCGACACTGACCACAACACCGGTAGCACCTTCGAGCTCGTAGATGTCCATGACAC
Protein-coding sequences here:
- a CDS encoding uncharacterized protein (related to Protein esc1), yielding MAANHYPSSRPHPHLPPHLSPLPPLEPSAERHGYHYNAGRRGSTDPSLHASLAASASASFSHGASSGSSYASPSLFDAPRRRSVQIEPTVPSAHASPFASPGHSGLHSSRFMSQNNSPTPLIHSHSADDHHHASGTIAHPSLPTNASHDASETSRHGQIQSNYQFGSYPPPPNPEYRLDDKQSHPRIPHLSAPDGEGGGALIEGGGLLSESRRGSTSSLGASKHLLVDKDSKPYSRSPELRVSHKLAERKRRKEMKELFDDLRDQLPVDKGPKTSKWEILSKAVEHIAQLADEKNELLAELDLLRAQLGRPRSGGAAADSAGSAGSAGSAGSAGSAGGAASVTLENEQHSHLNSHRADYSHMSR